In Candidatus Nitrosarchaeum limnium SFB1, the following proteins share a genomic window:
- a CDS encoding acylneuraminate cytidylyltransferase: MNIDVFVLARLGSSRLPKKHFKEIIGKPAIFHLIYRIKKAKKIRKIIVCTTDLKSDDELVDYLKKENIDVFRGNSNDIIKRILDAAELYHTDIIIDVEGDKIYTDPKYIDIIADEFKKSQLDYITGNDSLTKFNPSHGVHGIIPAGFSVDAIKKMYNLKKTDNTETGYREYFLGGEFKVKYLVPQHIEKFSKNLRLFLDYPEDLEMARAIFKELGNDFDMESLLDFLEKKPEILEITKSAVKLWLENYEDKKTNFI, from the coding sequence ATGAATATCGATGTTTTTGTATTAGCTAGATTAGGTAGTTCAAGATTACCTAAAAAACATTTTAAAGAAATAATTGGTAAACCAGCAATTTTTCATTTGATTTATAGAATTAAAAAAGCAAAAAAAATCAGAAAAATAATCGTGTGTACAACAGATTTAAAATCAGATGATGAGTTAGTTGACTATCTTAAGAAAGAAAATATTGATGTTTTTAGAGGCAATAGTAATGATATAATTAAAAGAATTTTAGATGCTGCAGAATTATATCACACAGATATCATAATTGATGTTGAAGGAGATAAAATATACACCGATCCAAAATATATTGACATAATTGCAGATGAATTTAAAAAATCACAGTTGGATTATATTACAGGAAATGATTCATTGACAAAATTTAATCCTAGTCATGGAGTTCATGGAATCATTCCAGCAGGATTTAGTGTAGATGCGATTAAAAAAATGTACAATCTTAAAAAAACAGATAATACTGAAACTGGATATAGAGAATATTTTTTGGGAGGGGAATTCAAAGTGAAATATCTAGTTCCTCAACATATTGAAAAATTTTCAAAAAATTTAAGATTATTTTTAGATTATCCTGAAGATTTGGAAATGGCAAGAGCGATTTTTAAAGAATTAGGAAATGATTTTGATATGGAATCTCTTTTAGATTTTCTTGAAAAAAAACCAGAGATATTAGAAATTACAAAATCTGCTGTAAAACTTTGGTTAGAAAATTATGAGGATAAAAAAACAAATTTTATTTAA
- a CDS encoding hypothetical protein (hypothetical protein BBR47_17560) — protein MTLESEFNINQHEKKIYSQNGEDGIIEYIFSKIGTTNKFSVEFGVGDGFESNTVFLLEKKNWKGLMMDYGSDQKIQLSNIVKKAWSIRKLGLKKNIQKYVAFIKKIINRKKRSKNFNLDIKHERVTAENIQNLFKKYNVPIVFDLLSIDIDYNDYWVWKSIVDYSPRVVIIEYNSSILPTESKVVPYDPEAIWDGTNYFGASLLALKNLGSKKGYTLVGCDSNGVNAFFCKSDLLKNFYIKDIDELYHPPQYGEIINGIHIGHPISDKKMIEI, from the coding sequence ATGACCTTGGAAAGTGAATTTAACATCAATCAACATGAAAAGAAAATTTATTCCCAAAATGGTGAAGATGGAATTATCGAATACATTTTTTCAAAAATAGGAACGACAAACAAATTTTCTGTAGAGTTTGGTGTTGGTGATGGTTTTGAAAGTAATACTGTATTTCTTTTAGAAAAAAAAAACTGGAAAGGTCTTATGATGGATTATGGCTCTGATCAAAAAATTCAACTATCAAATATAGTTAAGAAAGCGTGGTCTATTAGAAAACTTGGATTAAAAAAAAATATCCAGAAATATGTAGCATTTATTAAAAAAATTATTAATAGAAAAAAACGTTCAAAGAATTTTAATCTTGATATAAAACATGAACGTGTAACGGCTGAAAACATACAAAATTTATTTAAAAAATATAATGTCCCAATCGTTTTTGATTTATTATCTATTGATATAGATTATAATGATTATTGGGTATGGAAATCAATCGTTGATTATTCCCCGCGTGTAGTGATTATTGAATACAATTCTTCCATTCTTCCAACAGAAAGTAAAGTTGTCCCATATGATCCCGAAGCTATATGGGATGGTACAAATTATTTTGGGGCCAGCCTTTTAGCATTAAAAAATTTGGGTTCTAAAAAGGGATACACTCTAGTTGGATGTGACAGTAATGGTGTAAATGCATTTTTTTGTAAAAGTGACCTCTTAAAGAATTTCTACATCAAAGATATTGATGAATTATACCATCCTCCTCAATATGGAGAAATAATTAACGGAATTCATATAGGTCATCCTATTAGTGATAAAAAAATGATTGAAATTTAA
- a CDS encoding RpiR family transcription regulator, producing the protein MYKIYDKWPEIARESYESIQEPINFNSIDHIVFAGMGGSGAIGDVFSAILSKTKTHVNVVKGYNLPQTVDSNTLVIIVSVSGNTTETLSVLDSAYKMKSKIVVFSSGGKILEYCRKNKIEYRTIPQYHSPRASFTSYLYTMLNVLQTTLEIKREDISESIKKLEEISKKINSSNLTDDNPSLNLAKWIKNIPIIYYPFGLQSAAIRFKNSLQENVKIHAFTEDVIETCHNGIVSWEKKSGIIPILIEGQDDHIRTKERWKILKGFLQQNKIEYREVMSVNGSIITKIINLIYLLDYTTIYKAILDGIDPTPVKSIDYIKNRL; encoded by the coding sequence ATGTATAAAATATATGATAAATGGCCAGAGATTGCACGAGAATCGTATGAATCCATCCAAGAACCAATTAATTTTAACAGTATTGATCACATAGTATTTGCTGGAATGGGAGGTTCTGGAGCTATAGGAGATGTATTTTCAGCTATTTTATCAAAAACAAAAACACATGTTAATGTTGTAAAGGGGTATAATTTACCTCAGACAGTGGATTCCAATACATTAGTGATTATTGTTAGTGTATCTGGTAATACAACTGAAACACTTTCTGTTTTAGATTCTGCTTATAAGATGAAAAGCAAGATTGTTGTATTTTCTTCAGGAGGTAAAATATTAGAGTATTGTAGAAAAAATAAAATAGAATATAGAACTATTCCACAATATCATTCTCCACGAGCTTCATTTACATCATATTTGTATACCATGCTAAACGTATTACAAACAACACTGGAAATAAAACGAGAAGATATTTCTGAATCTATAAAGAAGCTAGAAGAAATTAGTAAAAAAATTAATTCATCAAATTTAACTGATGATAATCCATCTCTCAATCTAGCAAAATGGATTAAAAATATTCCCATAATTTACTATCCGTTTGGATTACAATCTGCTGCAATCAGATTCAAGAATTCACTTCAAGAAAATGTAAAGATACATGCTTTTACTGAAGATGTAATAGAAACTTGTCATAATGGAATTGTATCATGGGAAAAGAAATCAGGCATCATACCTATTTTAATTGAGGGTCAAGATGACCATATCAGAACTAAGGAGAGATGGAAAATTCTTAAAGGATTTTTACAGCAAAATAAAATTGAATATAGAGAAGTAATGTCAGTTAATGGAAGCATAATAACGAAAATAATCAATTTAATTTATTTATTGGATTATACCACAATATACAAAGCTATTTTGGATGGAATTGATCCAACTCCTGTCAAATCAATTGATTACATAAAGAATAGATTATGA